The following coding sequences are from one Gloeomargarita sp. SKYB120 window:
- the tyrS gene encoding tyrosine--tRNA ligase produces MSIADSAGLMTRGVVEVFPHQPESEDPRQCLTRLLQTTDRPLRVKLGVDPTGSLLHLGHSIPLRKLRAFQDAGHIAVLIIGDFTAQIGDPTGRSEARPPLTAEQVQANAQTYLDQIRPILDFETPGRLEIHYNSTWLARLDLKEIINLLSTMTVGQMLAKEGFAERYSQNHPIFLHEFLYPLLQGYDSVAVQADVEIGGTDQKFNIAVGRDLQRHFGQPPQFGVLVPILIGTDGVQKMSKSLENYIALQDHPSVMYQKLQKIPDHLLPQYFELLTDLPLEQLPPNPREQQKLLAYTVTAFYHGKEAAEQAALAEAGKIPEFSLQGVQFPVKLFYLLAASGLCRSSSEARRQMQGGAVRLDDQRITDVDWQCDDPAQLVGRVLKLGKSKFVRLVP; encoded by the coding sequence GTGAGCATAGCAGACTCGGCGGGCCTGATGACGCGGGGTGTGGTCGAAGTGTTCCCCCACCAGCCGGAGAGTGAAGACCCCCGCCAGTGCTTGACCCGTTTGCTGCAAACCACCGACCGGCCCTTGCGCGTGAAACTGGGCGTGGACCCCACAGGCAGCCTGTTGCACCTGGGGCACAGTATTCCCTTGCGGAAATTGCGGGCGTTTCAGGATGCTGGCCATATCGCCGTTTTGATTATCGGGGATTTTACGGCGCAAATTGGCGACCCCACGGGCCGGAGTGAAGCGCGTCCCCCGCTGACGGCTGAACAGGTGCAGGCCAATGCCCAGACCTATCTCGACCAGATTCGCCCGATTTTGGATTTCGAGACGCCGGGCCGCCTGGAAATTCACTACAACTCCACCTGGTTGGCGCGATTGGACTTAAAGGAAATTATCAACCTGCTCAGCACCATGACGGTGGGGCAAATGCTAGCCAAAGAAGGATTTGCCGAGCGCTATAGCCAGAACCACCCCATTTTTTTGCACGAATTTCTCTATCCCTTGTTGCAGGGGTACGACTCGGTAGCGGTGCAGGCCGATGTGGAAATCGGGGGGACTGATCAAAAATTCAACATTGCCGTAGGCCGAGATTTACAACGCCATTTTGGTCAACCCCCGCAATTCGGTGTGCTGGTGCCCATTCTGATAGGAACGGACGGGGTCCAAAAAATGTCGAAATCCCTGGAGAATTACATTGCCTTACAAGACCACCCCAGCGTCATGTACCAAAAACTGCAAAAGATTCCCGACCACCTGCTGCCCCAGTACTTTGAACTGTTGACCGATTTACCGCTAGAGCAATTGCCGCCCAATCCCAGGGAACAACAAAAATTGTTGGCCTATACCGTCACGGCGTTTTATCACGGCAAGGAAGCCGCCGAGCAAGCCGCTTTGGCTGAGGCTGGTAAAATTCCCGAATTTTCCTTGCAAGGGGTGCAGTTTCCGGTGAAATTGTTTTATTTACTGGCGGCCAGTGGGTTGTGTCGCAGCAGCAGCGAAGCCCGCCGGCAGATGCAAGGGGGCGCAGTGCGACTGGATGACCAACGCATCACTGACGTGGACTGGCAATGCGACGACCCGGCGCAGTTGGTGGGACGGGTGCTGAAACTGGGCAAGAGCAAGTTTGTGCGGTTGGTTCCCTGA